In Chitinophagaceae bacterium, the DNA window CATCCCTGGTTGGAGGATGAGTTACCTGCAGAGACGAAAGAAATTGTCGGGTTTTCACTAGATTTTCTGAAAAAAAGTCTCTAAAATCCGGTTTCAGAAGCAATTAGCTTTCCATCTGTATAGATAGGTAATACATTGTAAATATCAAAAGTCAGGCAATGTTCCATATCTCTTTGTATACCTAAGTGTTGTAACCTTTTGAAGTGAGCTGCTTGCTTTGCATAATCTAATAAACCTACTTTTTTAGCTTCAGTATACATGGACTTTGCACCTGTAATGCTATCTCCTTCGAGAATAAAATCGGTTTGTAGTTTTTCTGCTACAGCTCCGGCAAACAAGGTGTCTTCGAGGCTGAATTGTCCTTTCCATCCGGCGCAAAAAAGTATAGTGTCTGATTTGTTATTACTTAGCCATTTTACAACGGTAGAAAAATTAGTAAAAGAGCCCGTGATTATATTCTTCGCATTTTTTTTGGATATTTCAACGGCTTTAGTACCGTTAGTTGTAGTGAGCACTACAGTTTTTCCGTTGACAATATTTTCGGGATAATCAAAAGGGGAGTTTCCGAATTCAAAGCCGGGAGGTTTTTGCCCGTTTCTTTCAGCAGCATAAAGAATGTTTTCACCACTAATTTTTTTGCAGTCTTCTAAATCTTTAACCGGGATAACTGCATCTGCTCCATTATTTAGTATTGCAGAAATAGTTGAAGTTGCTCTGAATACATCAATCACAACTACATTTTTATTTTTAAAATCGGTAAGTTCAGAAAGGGAAGGTGTCAGACAACATTCCAGTGATGGTTTTTTCATACCTTAATTAACTTTCACAAAGGGTGGTTTAGTAATTTTAGCTCTCACATTTTTATTTCTAATAGCTATGAAGATGT includes these proteins:
- a CDS encoding 2-phosphosulfolactate phosphatase, yielding MKKPSLECCLTPSLSELTDFKNKNVVVIDVFRATSTISAILNNGADAVIPVKDLEDCKKISGENILYAAERNGQKPPGFEFGNSPFDYPENIVNGKTVVLTTTNGTKAVEISKKNAKNIITGSFTNFSTVVKWLSNNKSDTILFCAGWKGQFSLEDTLFAGAVAEKLQTDFILEGDSITGAKSMYTEAKKVGLLDYAKQAAHFKRLQHLGIQRDMEHCLTFDIYNVLPIYTDGKLIASETGF